One window of the Cardiocondyla obscurior isolate alpha-2009 linkage group LG05, Cobs3.1, whole genome shotgun sequence genome contains the following:
- the LOC139102966 gene encoding pancreatic triacylglycerol lipase-like → MKIQTLIGVLLVCTVSGLPMKEDPFPDDIFTALDKKLFKDKVAYVYDDNENLVRVTLSDDDADESDSEVASRVFFYLYRKDNPAEPSMLYVDDEAALKNSHFDPAKPTRFVTHGWMNSRNSVACTSVRDGYLQHGDYNVIVIDWSSISIRPYVWASKRVVLVGRFVASMINFLMKHGMDSSQTTLVGHSLGAHVVGIAARNANSDISYVVGLDPALPNFHLAGPGSRISSGDAKYVEIIHTNAGLLGYLVPIGDVDFYPNGGKKQIGCPVDVSGACSHARSYRYFAESINSQVGFHGKNCKSYRRFKLGLCKNSHSSIMGGHKPLFSANGVYYLITKSSAPFAKLR, encoded by the exons ATGAAGATACAAACTTTAATTGGGGTCTTGCTTGTTTGCACGGTgtctg GACTTCCAATGAAAGAGGACCCGTTTCCTGACGATATTTTTACCGCGCTggataaaaagttatttaaagataaagtAGCGTACGTGTACGACGACAATGAGAACTTGGTGAGGGTGACATTAAGCGACGACGATGCAGATGAAAGCGACAGTGAAGTCGCGAGCCGCGTCTTTTTCTATCTGTATCGGAAAGACAATCCTGCCGAGCCGAGTATGCTCTACGTCGACGACGAGGCCGCTTTGAAGAATAGTCATTTCGATCCCGCAAAACCAACGCGTTTTGTAACTCACGGATGGATGAATTCACGAAACAGCGTGGCGTGCACCTCAGTCCGCGACG GTTATCTGCAACATGGTGATTACAACGTCATCGTCATCGACTGGAGCTCAATAAGCATCAGGCCCTACGTTTGGGCCAGCAAGCGTGTCGTTCTGGTCGGCCGATTTGTCGCCAGTATGATCAATTTTCTTATGAAACACGGAATGGATTCCTCGCAAACTACACTGGTGGGTCACTCTCTTGGTGCCCATGTAGTTGGGATCGCCGCTCGCAACGCTAACAGCGATATCAGTTATGTCGTAG GGCTAGATCCAGCTTTACCGAACTTTCATCTTGCTGGCCCAGGATCTAGGATCTCGAGTGGTGACGCAAAGTATGTTGAGATCATTCATACTAACGCCGGATTGCTCGGATATTTAGTACCTATCGGAGACGTCGACTTTTATCCTAACGGCGGCAAAAAGCAAATCGGCTGCCCTGTGGATGTCAGCGGCGCGTGTTCTCACGCCCGCTCGTACAGATACTTCGCGGAGTCTATCAACAGCCAGGTGGGCTTCCACGGAAAGAATTGCAAAAGCTACCGTCGATTCAAGTTAGGCTTGTGCAAGAACTCGCACTCGTCTATTATGGGCGGTCACAAGCCGCTCTTCAGCGCGAACGGTGTCTACTATCTGATAACCAAGTCGTCAGCTCCGTTCGCGAAGCTACGCTGA